A genome region from Streptomyces sp. NBC_01296 includes the following:
- a CDS encoding leucyl aminopeptidase, which yields MTALTLSTAGAATLRADALVVGVAKGPKGPVVAAGAEAVDKAYDGKLAAVLDALGASGAEGETTKLPAPDGLKVPVVLAVGLGPVPEKDESYDEEALRRAAGAAARALHGSKKAAFALPLDDASAVTAVAEGALLGAYAFTAYQGGEKKGSAKNGGPKQPLAEVALLGAKPRDKEHKAAAERASVVATEVNVARDLINTPPNDLTPEAFAAVASATAKENGVKVQILDEKALVKGGYGGIMGVGKGSENPPRLVKLSYTHPKAEKTLAFVGKGITYDSGGISLKPAGHNETMKCDMSGAAAVFAAVIAAAKLGLQVNVTGWLALAENMPSGSATKPGDVLRMYSGKTVEVLNTDAEGRLVLGDALTKASEDNPDAIVDVATLTGAMVLALGDRTFAIMANDDAFRTAVHEIAEEVGEASWPMPLPAELRKTMDSPTADIANMGVRMGGGLVAGLFLQEFVGEGITWAHLDIAGPAFHEGAPYGYTPKGGTGSAVRTLVRLAERTATGDLG from the coding sequence GTGACTGCTCTGACTCTCAGCACTGCCGGCGCGGCGACGCTCCGCGCCGACGCCCTCGTGGTCGGCGTGGCGAAGGGCCCCAAGGGCCCGGTCGTCGCCGCAGGCGCCGAGGCCGTGGACAAGGCGTACGACGGAAAGCTCGCCGCCGTGCTCGACGCGCTCGGCGCCTCCGGCGCCGAAGGCGAGACCACCAAGCTGCCGGCGCCGGACGGCCTGAAGGTCCCGGTCGTGCTGGCGGTCGGACTCGGCCCCGTCCCCGAGAAGGACGAGTCGTACGACGAGGAGGCCCTGCGCCGCGCCGCCGGCGCCGCCGCCCGCGCCCTGCACGGCTCCAAGAAGGCCGCCTTCGCGCTCCCCCTGGACGACGCCTCCGCCGTCACCGCCGTCGCCGAGGGCGCGCTGCTCGGCGCGTACGCCTTCACCGCCTACCAGGGCGGCGAGAAGAAGGGCTCCGCCAAGAACGGCGGCCCGAAGCAGCCGCTCGCCGAGGTGGCCCTGCTCGGTGCCAAGCCGCGCGACAAGGAGCACAAGGCGGCCGCCGAGCGCGCCAGCGTCGTCGCCACCGAGGTCAACGTCGCCCGCGACCTGATCAACACCCCGCCGAACGACCTCACCCCCGAGGCCTTCGCCGCCGTCGCCTCCGCGACGGCCAAGGAGAACGGCGTCAAGGTCCAGATCCTGGACGAGAAGGCGCTCGTCAAGGGCGGCTACGGCGGCATCATGGGCGTCGGCAAGGGCTCCGAGAACCCGCCGCGCCTGGTGAAGCTCTCCTACACCCACCCCAAGGCGGAGAAGACCCTCGCCTTCGTCGGCAAGGGCATCACCTACGACTCGGGCGGCATCTCCCTGAAGCCGGCCGGCCACAACGAGACGATGAAGTGCGACATGTCCGGCGCCGCCGCCGTCTTCGCCGCCGTCATCGCCGCCGCGAAGCTGGGCCTCCAGGTCAACGTCACCGGCTGGCTCGCGCTCGCCGAGAACATGCCCTCCGGCTCCGCCACCAAGCCCGGCGACGTGCTGCGCATGTACAGCGGCAAGACCGTCGAGGTCCTGAACACGGACGCCGAGGGCCGCCTGGTCCTGGGCGACGCCCTGACCAAGGCCTCCGAGGACAACCCCGACGCGATCGTCGACGTCGCCACCCTGACCGGCGCCATGGTGCTCGCCCTGGGCGACCGCACCTTCGCGATCATGGCCAACGACGACGCCTTCCGCACCGCGGTCCACGAGATCGCCGAGGAGGTCGGCGAGGCCTCCTGGCCGATGCCGCTCCCCGCGGAACTGCGCAAGACCATGGACTCCCCCACCGCCGACATCGCCAACATGGGTGTCCGGATGGGCGGCGGCCTGGTGGCCGGCCTCTTCCTGCAGGAGTTCGTGGGCGAGGGCATCACCTGGGCGCACCTCGACATCGCGGGCCCGGCCTTCCACGAGGGCGCCCCGTACGGCTACACCCCCAAGGGCGGCACCGGCTCGGCCGTGCGCACCCTGGTGCGGCTGGCCGAGCGTACGGCCACGGGCGACCTGGGCTGA
- the pelF gene encoding GT4 family glycosyltransferase PelF codes for MSHGRHVTMLTEGTYPHIHGGVSTWCDQLVRGMPEVDFNVIALTGSGREPVTWELPRNIYRHTAVPLWGPPPGRSRRSALRGKAHRRFTETYETFLLSLLDPTRGGFSEALHELAVLARAGRLAPALRSETVLRLLMTVWTRPGLVTAAAEPTVHDALTATDLLEHALRPLCVRIPPDSVAHAVSSGLATLPALAAKYLDRVPFLLTEHGIYLRERYLGYRTAEQRWPVKALMLGFYRELNTEGYRQADLITPCNQYNRRWEERGGAAPDRIRTVYNGVDPYAFPEAGPEPEVPTLSWCGRIDPIKDLETLIRAYAFMREELPALRLRLFGPVPAGCEEYKLRLEKLAAELGVGDGISYEGRIAEVAQAYAAGSVVMLSSISEGFPFSIIEAMSCGRTTVSTDVGGVREAVGDTGLVVPPREPETMARATLALLRDDERRAELGRRSRRRVIEKFTLHQSVDGFRHIYRGLAQAGQPVLPVRAGDDWTQRVADPWYRELAADGSLW; via the coding sequence ATGAGCCATGGGCGTCATGTCACCATGCTCACCGAAGGCACCTATCCGCACATCCACGGGGGAGTCAGCACCTGGTGCGACCAGCTGGTGCGCGGGATGCCGGAGGTCGACTTCAACGTCATAGCCCTGACCGGCTCCGGGCGCGAGCCGGTCACCTGGGAGCTGCCGCGCAACATCTACCGGCACACTGCCGTCCCGCTCTGGGGACCGCCGCCGGGACGCAGCCGTCGCTCCGCCCTGCGGGGCAAGGCGCACCGCCGCTTCACCGAGACCTACGAAACCTTCCTGCTCTCGCTCCTCGACCCCACCCGCGGAGGATTCTCCGAGGCCCTGCACGAACTGGCCGTCCTGGCCCGGGCCGGCCGCCTCGCCCCGGCCCTGCGCTCCGAAACGGTCCTGCGGCTGCTGATGACCGTGTGGACCCGCCCCGGCCTCGTCACCGCCGCCGCCGAGCCCACCGTCCACGACGCGCTCACCGCCACCGACCTGCTCGAACACGCGCTGCGGCCGCTGTGCGTACGGATCCCGCCCGACAGCGTCGCGCACGCCGTCAGCAGCGGCCTCGCCACCCTCCCGGCCCTCGCCGCCAAGTACCTCGACCGGGTGCCCTTCCTGCTCACCGAGCACGGCATCTACCTGCGCGAGCGCTACCTCGGCTACCGCACCGCCGAACAGCGCTGGCCGGTCAAGGCGTTGATGCTCGGCTTCTACCGGGAGCTCAACACCGAGGGCTACCGGCAGGCCGACCTCATCACCCCGTGCAACCAGTACAACCGCCGCTGGGAGGAGCGCGGCGGCGCCGCCCCCGACCGCATCCGCACGGTCTACAACGGCGTCGACCCGTACGCCTTCCCCGAGGCCGGACCCGAACCCGAGGTGCCCACCCTGAGCTGGTGCGGGCGCATCGACCCGATCAAGGACCTCGAAACCCTCATCCGGGCCTACGCGTTCATGCGCGAGGAACTGCCCGCCCTGCGGCTGCGCCTGTTCGGCCCGGTCCCGGCCGGCTGCGAGGAGTACAAGCTCCGGCTGGAGAAGCTCGCCGCCGAACTCGGGGTGGGCGACGGCATCTCGTACGAGGGCCGCATCGCGGAAGTGGCCCAGGCCTATGCGGCGGGCAGCGTCGTGATGCTCTCCAGCATCAGCGAGGGCTTCCCCTTCAGCATCATCGAGGCCATGTCCTGCGGCCGCACCACCGTCTCCACCGATGTCGGAGGGGTGCGGGAGGCCGTCGGCGACACCGGGCTCGTGGTACCGCCGCGCGAACCGGAGACCATGGCCCGCGCCACCCTCGCCCTGCTCCGCGACGACGAGCGCCGCGCCGAACTGGGCCGGCGCTCCCGCCGGCGGGTGATCGAGAAGTTCACGCTCCACCAGTCCGTGGACGGCTTCCGGCACATCTACCGCGGCCTCGCCCAGGCCGGGCAGCCCGTCCTGCCCGTGCGCGCGGGCGACGACTGGACGCAGCGGGTCGCCGACCCCTGGTACCGCGAACTCGCCGCCGACGGGAGCCTGTGGTGA
- a CDS encoding spherulation-specific family 4 protein, whose amino-acid sequence MLLVPLYEHPADRPEDWELLIRSAGRLHSVVLNPASGPGEAPDERFAAVAERLRDAGVPVLGYTDTDYGRRPHAAVVADLLRHRDWYGADGAFLDQASADPALLSHYGRLAIAARAAGARTLVLNHGVHPHPGYAGLADLLVTFEGPWDAYRDASVPPWTADHPAQRFCHLVYAVPPGAPAAELARQRGAAVHCAVPGTGAHPWGTLPYALEAAG is encoded by the coding sequence ATGCTGCTGGTGCCCCTCTACGAGCACCCCGCCGACCGGCCCGAGGACTGGGAGCTGCTGATCCGCTCCGCCGGCCGGCTGCACTCGGTGGTCCTCAACCCCGCCAGCGGGCCGGGCGAGGCCCCCGACGAGCGGTTCGCCGCCGTCGCGGAGCGGCTGCGCGATGCCGGGGTGCCCGTCCTCGGCTACACCGACACCGACTACGGGCGGCGTCCGCACGCCGCCGTCGTGGCGGACCTGCTGCGCCACCGCGACTGGTACGGCGCCGACGGGGCCTTCCTCGACCAGGCCTCCGCCGATCCGGCGCTGCTGTCGCACTACGGGCGGCTCGCCATCGCCGCCCGGGCCGCCGGCGCCCGCACCCTCGTCCTCAACCACGGGGTCCACCCGCACCCCGGCTACGCCGGCCTCGCAGATCTGCTGGTCACCTTCGAGGGCCCCTGGGACGCCTACCGGGACGCGTCGGTGCCGCCCTGGACGGCCGACCACCCCGCCCAGCGGTTCTGCCACCTCGTGTACGCGGTCCCGCCGGGCGCACCGGCCGCCGAGCTCGCCCGGCAGCGGGGGGCCGCGGTGCACTGCGCGGTCCCCGGGACCGGTGCGCACCCGTGGGGGACCCTCCCCTACGCCCTGGAGGCCGCCGGATGA
- a CDS encoding endo alpha-1,4 polygalactosaminidase, with protein MTRTTRRGLGGRALPLVLLLLLAACTTERPDEPEDLSPAPAPGARWQPKPGVSWQWQLTGKLDTSVKAAVYDVDGFNTTKEQVDGLKKAGRRTVCYLSTGAWEDFRPDADAFPKEMLGKGNGWEGERWLDIRRLTELEPLMAKRFDMCHDKGFDALEPDNMDGYRNDTGFPLTADDQLKYNRMIAKLAHDRGLAVGLKNDLDQIPQLVGDFDFAVNEQCAEYDECERLTPFITAGKAVFHVEYEGKLAQWCGRSQELRLSSLQKKYELDAWRQFCPPKDKDKDKGQD; from the coding sequence ATGACGCGCACCACCCGCCGCGGCCTCGGCGGCCGGGCCCTGCCGCTGGTCCTGCTGCTCCTGCTCGCCGCCTGCACCACCGAGCGGCCGGACGAGCCGGAGGACCTGTCGCCCGCTCCGGCGCCGGGGGCGCGCTGGCAGCCGAAGCCGGGGGTCAGCTGGCAGTGGCAGCTCACCGGGAAGCTCGACACCTCCGTGAAGGCGGCGGTGTACGACGTCGACGGGTTCAACACCACCAAGGAGCAGGTCGACGGGCTGAAGAAGGCCGGCCGGCGGACCGTCTGCTACCTGTCCACCGGCGCCTGGGAGGACTTCCGTCCCGACGCCGACGCCTTCCCGAAGGAGATGCTCGGCAAGGGCAACGGCTGGGAGGGGGAGCGCTGGCTGGACATCCGGCGGCTGACCGAGCTGGAGCCGCTGATGGCGAAACGATTCGACATGTGTCATGACAAAGGCTTCGACGCGCTGGAGCCCGACAACATGGACGGCTACCGCAACGACACCGGCTTCCCGCTCACGGCAGACGACCAGCTGAAGTACAACCGGATGATCGCGAAGCTGGCGCACGACCGGGGCCTCGCGGTCGGGCTGAAGAACGACCTGGACCAGATCCCGCAGCTGGTGGGGGACTTCGACTTCGCGGTCAACGAGCAGTGCGCCGAGTACGACGAGTGCGAGCGGCTCACCCCGTTCATCACGGCGGGCAAGGCCGTCTTCCACGTGGAGTACGAGGGCAAGCTCGCCCAGTGGTGCGGGCGCTCGCAGGAACTGCGGCTGAGCTCGCTGCAGAAGAAGTACGAACTGGACGCCTGGCGGCAGTTCTGCCCGCCCAAGGACAAGGACAAGGACAAGGGCCAGGACTAG
- a CDS encoding VOC family protein translates to MRLDHVSYAVARDSFVSTVQWIGSALGAGFVDGGVHPRFGTRNFILPLSGGTYVEVVTTLDHPAADRAPFGRAVARRAAEGGGWLGWVVSVDDIAPVEARLGRTSAEGHRVRPDGFDLRWKQIGLLELLEDPQLPYFLQWSVPVEERPSADPRTSTTIHGVSIAGDAASIAEFLGEPADHPLDQIDVTWVEDEEPGLVSVEFATANGPVTI, encoded by the coding sequence GTGCGACTTGATCACGTGTCCTATGCAGTGGCCCGCGACAGCTTCGTCTCGACCGTCCAGTGGATCGGATCGGCCCTCGGCGCCGGGTTCGTCGACGGGGGCGTGCACCCGCGATTCGGCACCCGCAATTTCATTCTCCCGCTGAGCGGCGGCACCTACGTCGAGGTCGTCACCACACTCGACCACCCCGCCGCCGACCGCGCACCCTTCGGCCGGGCGGTCGCGCGCCGCGCCGCCGAGGGCGGCGGCTGGCTCGGTTGGGTGGTCTCCGTCGACGACATCGCCCCGGTCGAGGCCCGCCTCGGCCGCACCTCGGCCGAGGGCCACCGTGTCCGCCCCGACGGGTTCGACCTGAGGTGGAAGCAGATCGGCCTGCTGGAACTGCTGGAGGACCCGCAACTGCCCTACTTCCTTCAGTGGTCGGTCCCCGTCGAGGAGCGCCCGAGCGCCGACCCGCGCACCTCCACCACCATCCACGGGGTCTCCATCGCCGGCGACGCCGCCTCCATCGCCGAATTCCTCGGCGAACCGGCCGACCACCCCCTCGACCAGATCGACGTCACCTGGGTCGAGGACGAGGAACCGGGCCTGGTCTCCGTCGAGTTCGCCACCGCCAACGGCCCGGTCACGATCTGA
- a CDS encoding sensor histidine kinase produces the protein MRTHPLATDAVLALGALVSMVVGSFADPHGPHGPTFGTRTPEPFSLLLIVLGAAALVFRRRHTRTVLAVTIGLCLLELTTGEPRAPVAMSTVIALYTLASRTDRPTTWRIALLTMAGLTGVAMLAGPLPWYAQENIGIFAWTGMAAAAGDAVRSRRAFVDAIRERAERAERTRDEEARRRVAEERLRIARDLHDVVAHHIALVNVQAGVAAHVMDKRPDQAKEALAHVRDASRSALNELRATVGLLRQSGDPEAPTEPAPGLTVLDELVDTFRHAGLPVKVMVELGRERDPLPAAVDLAAYRVIQEALTNVRKHAGPEVRAEVSVVRVGTSVEVTVLDDGGTAELPADDGAGGGHGLLGMRERATALGGSCFAGPRFGGGYRVHAVLPVA, from the coding sequence ATGCGGACCCATCCGCTCGCCACCGATGCCGTTCTCGCGCTCGGGGCGCTCGTTTCGATGGTCGTCGGCTCGTTCGCCGATCCGCACGGCCCGCACGGGCCCACCTTCGGGACCCGGACCCCCGAGCCGTTCTCCCTGCTGCTGATCGTGCTGGGCGCGGCCGCGCTGGTGTTCCGGCGGCGGCACACGCGCACCGTGCTCGCCGTGACCATCGGGCTGTGCCTGTTGGAGCTGACCACCGGCGAGCCCCGGGCCCCCGTCGCCATGTCCACGGTGATCGCCCTGTACACGCTGGCCTCCCGCACCGACCGGCCCACCACCTGGCGGATCGCCCTGCTCACGATGGCCGGGCTGACGGGCGTGGCCATGCTGGCCGGCCCACTGCCCTGGTACGCACAGGAGAACATCGGCATCTTCGCCTGGACGGGGATGGCCGCGGCCGCCGGCGACGCGGTGCGCAGCCGGCGGGCGTTCGTCGACGCGATACGGGAGCGGGCCGAACGGGCCGAGCGGACCCGCGATGAGGAGGCCCGGCGGCGGGTCGCCGAGGAGCGGCTGCGGATCGCCCGTGACCTGCACGACGTGGTGGCCCATCACATCGCCTTGGTCAACGTGCAGGCGGGGGTGGCCGCGCACGTCATGGACAAGCGTCCCGACCAGGCCAAGGAGGCCCTGGCTCATGTACGGGACGCGAGCCGCTCGGCGCTGAACGAGCTGCGGGCCACGGTCGGCCTGCTGCGGCAGTCCGGCGACCCGGAGGCGCCGACCGAGCCGGCGCCGGGGCTGACCGTACTGGACGAGCTGGTGGACACCTTCCGGCACGCCGGGCTGCCGGTGAAGGTGATGGTCGAGCTGGGCCGGGAGCGGGATCCGCTGCCGGCCGCCGTGGACCTGGCGGCGTACCGGGTGATCCAGGAGGCCCTGACCAACGTGCGCAAGCACGCGGGCCCGGAGGTCCGGGCCGAGGTCAGCGTGGTGCGGGTCGGCACCTCGGTGGAGGTGACCGTACTGGACGACGGCGGCACCGCCGAGCTCCCCGCGGACGACGGCGCGGGCGGCGGCCACGGGCTGCTCGGCATGCGCGAACGGGCCACGGCGCTGGGCGGCTCCTGCTTCGCCGGGCCCCGGTTCGGCGGCGGCTACCGGGTGCACGCGGTCCTCCCGGTCGCCTAG
- a CDS encoding phosphatidylglycerol lysyltransferase domain-containing protein, with the protein MGEARVTSADIDRPAQAAKAAQGSGKDTNSRRDEGGGRETGRGSARSRRSAAFAVWYLRAVTFVNFLSAVWLSLGQDLRRHNTADFYTPYLLTAGFASGLFSLLLAVTMGRRKRAAWILNLVLSGMLLLAFATAAFAPCTSGDFNLCYPEFRDHTQNWVSLALTAAFVGALLLGRREFYAKGDRSNPKLATIVGAVGLLFTSLLAALIVGAANTDPDSADATFLARWRYGVMRLITLEPNARDYAAITTPGWVDIVINVMSTLLLIAVLLAAFRSRRAVDPLTEEDEDKLRALLAKQGDRDSLGYFALRREKSVIWSPTGKAAVTYRVVGGVSLASGDPIGDPEAWPGAIEPWLAEAREHGWVPAVMGASEEAGQIYARHGLDALELGDEAIVETDEFTLEGRAMRTVRQAYNRVKRAGYTVRIRRHADIPAEEMDVLLTRADDWRDGATERGFSMALGRLGDPGDGQCVMLECTDGKGDLRAVLSFVPWGPKGLSLDLMRRDRDSENGLMEFMVIELLERSKEIGVTQVSLNFAMFRSVFERGSKLGAGPVLRMWRSLLSFFSRWWQIESLYRANAKYRPIWEPRFMLFEKSSDLLRIGIAAGRAEGFLEAPGLPKWLNRRHLETNR; encoded by the coding sequence ATGGGAGAGGCCCGCGTGACCAGCGCAGACATCGACCGGCCCGCACAGGCTGCCAAGGCAGCACAGGGATCCGGCAAGGACACGAACAGCAGGAGAGACGAAGGGGGCGGCCGGGAGACCGGCCGGGGGTCCGCCCGGTCGCGGCGCAGCGCCGCGTTCGCGGTCTGGTACCTGCGCGCCGTCACCTTCGTCAACTTCCTCAGCGCGGTGTGGCTTTCGCTCGGGCAGGACCTGCGCCGGCACAACACCGCCGATTTCTACACCCCGTACCTGCTCACGGCGGGCTTCGCGTCCGGCCTGTTCTCGCTGCTGCTCGCGGTCACCATGGGCCGCCGCAAGCGGGCCGCGTGGATCCTGAACCTGGTGCTCAGCGGCATGCTGCTGCTGGCCTTCGCCACCGCGGCCTTCGCCCCGTGCACCAGCGGCGACTTCAACCTCTGCTACCCGGAGTTCCGCGACCACACCCAGAACTGGGTCTCCCTCGCGCTGACCGCGGCCTTCGTCGGCGCCCTGCTGCTCGGCCGCCGGGAGTTCTACGCCAAGGGCGACCGCTCCAACCCCAAGCTGGCCACCATCGTCGGCGCCGTCGGCCTGCTGTTCACCTCGCTGCTCGCCGCGCTGATCGTCGGCGCCGCCAACACCGACCCGGACTCCGCCGACGCCACGTTCCTGGCCCGCTGGCGGTACGGCGTGATGCGGCTCATCACCCTGGAGCCCAACGCCCGCGACTACGCGGCGATCACCACGCCCGGCTGGGTGGACATCGTCATCAACGTCATGTCGACGCTGCTGCTGATCGCCGTGCTGCTCGCCGCCTTCCGCTCGCGCCGCGCCGTCGACCCGCTGACCGAGGAGGACGAGGACAAGCTGCGCGCGCTGCTCGCCAAGCAGGGCGACCGCGACTCGCTCGGCTACTTCGCGCTGCGCCGCGAGAAGTCCGTCATCTGGTCCCCCACCGGCAAGGCGGCCGTCACGTACCGCGTGGTCGGCGGGGTCTCGCTGGCGTCCGGCGACCCGATCGGCGACCCCGAGGCCTGGCCCGGCGCCATCGAGCCCTGGCTGGCCGAGGCCCGCGAGCACGGCTGGGTGCCGGCCGTGATGGGCGCGAGCGAGGAAGCCGGGCAGATCTACGCGCGGCACGGCCTGGACGCACTGGAGCTGGGCGACGAGGCCATCGTCGAGACCGACGAGTTCACCCTGGAGGGCCGCGCCATGCGGACCGTCCGGCAGGCCTACAACCGCGTCAAGCGCGCCGGGTACACGGTCCGGATCCGCCGCCACGCCGACATCCCGGCCGAGGAGATGGACGTACTCCTCACCCGCGCCGACGACTGGCGCGACGGCGCGACCGAGCGCGGCTTCTCCATGGCACTGGGCCGACTGGGCGATCCCGGCGACGGCCAGTGCGTGATGCTGGAGTGCACCGACGGCAAGGGCGATCTGCGCGCCGTGCTGTCCTTCGTGCCGTGGGGCCCCAAGGGCCTCTCGCTGGACCTCATGCGCCGTGACCGCGATTCCGAGAACGGTCTGATGGAGTTCATGGTCATCGAACTCCTGGAACGCTCCAAGGAGATCGGCGTCACACAGGTCTCGCTCAACTTCGCGATGTTCCGTTCCGTCTTCGAGCGGGGGTCCAAGCTCGGCGCGGGTCCGGTGCTGCGCATGTGGCGCTCGCTGCTGAGCTTCTTCTCCCGCTGGTGGCAGATCGAGTCCCTCTACCGGGCCAACGCCAAATACCGGCCGATCTGGGAACCGCGGTTCATGCTCTTCGAGAAGAGCTCCGACCTGCTGCGGATCGGTATCGCGGCGGGCCGGGCCGAGGGCTTCCTGGAGGCTCCCGGGCTGCCGAAGTGGCTGAACCGCAGACATCTGGAGACCAATCGTTGA
- the cobT gene encoding nicotinate-nucleotide--dimethylbenzimidazole phosphoribosyltransferase → MTTLNLDDFSDLIERPDGGVRRDAEERRERLAVPAGALGRLDELAEWLAAAQGRVPVRPIERPRVVLFAADHGIAAEGVSARAAGTAHELVRSVLDGHSPVSILAGRLGASVRIVDAGLDCEPGLLPEDVVRHRVRRGSGRIDIEDALTLEEADAALRLGMRIADEEADSGTDLVILGDVSVGGTTVAAVLVAALCGTDASVVTGRGGLPIDDLMWMRKCAAIRDALRRARPVLGDQVALLAAVGGADVAAITGFLLQCAVRRTPVILDGVVSAACGLVAQRAAFRAPDWWLAGQASGEPGQTKALDRMALNPVLDHGVTVGEGTGALLALPLVQAAAALAAELPEQAAREPEEPKD, encoded by the coding sequence ATGACCACGCTGAATCTCGACGACTTCTCCGATCTGATCGAGCGCCCCGACGGGGGCGTCCGGCGTGACGCCGAGGAACGCCGTGAGCGGCTGGCCGTACCGGCCGGGGCACTGGGGCGGCTCGACGAGCTCGCCGAGTGGCTCGCCGCCGCGCAGGGGCGGGTTCCCGTCCGGCCGATCGAGCGGCCCCGCGTCGTGCTGTTCGCCGCCGACCACGGGATCGCCGCCGAGGGGGTGTCCGCCCGCGCCGCCGGCACTGCGCACGAGCTGGTGCGCTCCGTGCTCGACGGGCACAGCCCCGTCTCGATCCTCGCCGGGCGCCTCGGCGCCAGCGTACGGATCGTGGACGCCGGCCTGGACTGCGAGCCCGGGCTGCTGCCCGAGGACGTGGTCCGCCACCGCGTACGCCGCGGCAGCGGGCGGATCGACATCGAGGACGCGCTCACCCTCGAGGAGGCCGACGCGGCCCTGCGGCTCGGGATGCGGATCGCCGACGAGGAGGCCGACTCCGGCACCGACCTCGTGATCCTGGGGGACGTGAGCGTCGGGGGGACCACGGTCGCGGCGGTGCTCGTCGCCGCCCTGTGCGGAACCGATGCGTCTGTGGTCACCGGACGCGGCGGGCTGCCCATCGACGACCTGATGTGGATGCGCAAGTGCGCGGCGATCCGCGACGCGCTGCGCCGGGCCCGTCCGGTCCTCGGCGACCAGGTGGCCCTGCTCGCGGCGGTCGGCGGCGCCGACGTGGCCGCGATCACCGGGTTCCTGCTCCAGTGCGCGGTCCGCCGCACGCCGGTCATCCTCGACGGCGTCGTCTCGGCGGCCTGCGGACTGGTGGCCCAGCGCGCCGCGTTCCGGGCCCCCGACTGGTGGCTGGCGGGGCAGGCCAGCGGCGAGCCGGGCCAGACGAAGGCCCTGGACCGGATGGCACTCAACCCTGTGCTCGACCACGGCGTCACAGTGGGAGAGGGAACCGGGGCATTGCTGGCTCTGCCCCTGGTCCAGGCGGCCGCCGCACTCGCGGCGGAACTCCCGGAGCAGGCGGCCCGGGAGCCGGAGGAGCCGAAGGACTGA
- a CDS encoding bifunctional adenosylcobinamide kinase/adenosylcobinamide-phosphate guanylyltransferase, producing MELTLLGTGTPEGLPRPGCPCAACAVSVGPRSRAATSLLVDGALLLDLTPGAVLAGARAGHSLAGVRQVLLTHPHDGPPLELPPGLPAAGRVPDGRELAVISGHRVRAVPMDAPGTGYEVTGPDGSRLLYLPPGGAPAGTNGAVGQRPYDMVLADVLGRPQALARLRASGAAGPTTDVIAVHLDHDTPPGRELNRRCAAAGARAVPDGTTVTVGEYHAAADLPRRTLVLGGARSGKSFEAERRLGSFPEVVYVATGGSRDGDAEWAARIGLHRERRPGSWRTVETCELAPLLVEGGPPLLIDCLALWLTDAMDRAGAWDDAVWAAQGQKELRERVAELVAAVRATRRTVVAVSNEVGSGIVPATASGRRFRDELGRLNNLVAAECEHVLMVVAGQAVVLKD from the coding sequence GTGGAACTCACTCTGCTCGGCACCGGCACACCCGAAGGACTGCCCCGCCCCGGCTGTCCCTGCGCGGCCTGCGCGGTCTCCGTCGGCCCCCGGTCGCGCGCCGCGACGTCCCTCCTCGTCGACGGGGCGCTGCTGCTCGACCTGACCCCCGGGGCGGTGCTGGCCGGCGCCCGCGCGGGGCATTCGCTGGCCGGCGTACGGCAGGTCCTGCTCACCCATCCGCACGACGGGCCGCCGCTCGAGCTGCCGCCGGGGCTGCCGGCCGCCGGGCGGGTGCCGGACGGGCGGGAGCTCGCGGTGATCAGCGGGCACCGGGTGCGGGCGGTGCCGATGGACGCGCCGGGCACCGGGTACGAGGTGACCGGGCCGGACGGGAGCCGGCTGCTGTACCTCCCGCCGGGCGGGGCGCCGGCCGGAACGAACGGCGCCGTCGGGCAGCGCCCGTACGACATGGTCCTCGCGGACGTGCTGGGCCGGCCGCAGGCGCTGGCGCGGCTGCGGGCGAGCGGCGCCGCCGGGCCGACCACCGACGTGATCGCCGTGCACCTGGACCACGACACCCCGCCGGGCCGGGAGCTGAACCGCCGGTGCGCTGCGGCCGGGGCGCGGGCGGTGCCGGACGGGACGACGGTGACCGTCGGCGAGTACCACGCGGCGGCGGACCTGCCGCGCCGGACGCTGGTGCTCGGCGGCGCCCGCTCGGGGAAGTCCTTCGAGGCGGAGCGGCGGCTGGGGAGCTTCCCGGAGGTGGTCTACGTGGCCACCGGCGGCTCCCGGGACGGCGACGCGGAATGGGCGGCGCGGATCGGCCTGCACCGGGAGCGGCGGCCGGGGAGCTGGCGCACGGTGGAGACCTGCGAGCTGGCGCCGCTGCTGGTGGAGGGAGGGCCGCCGCTGCTGATCGACTGTCTGGCGCTGTGGCTGACCGACGCGATGGACCGGGCGGGCGCCTGGGACGACGCCGTCTGGGCGGCGCAGGGTCAAAAGGAGCTCAGGGAGCGGGTGGCGGAGCTGGTGGCGGCCGTGCGGGCGACCCGTCGCACGGTGGTGGCCGTCAGCAACGAGGTGGGCTCGGGCATCGTTCCCGCGACCGCGTCCGGCCGGCGTTTCCGCGACGAACTGGGGCGCCTGAACAACCTGGTGGCCGCCGAGTGCGAGCACGTCCTGATGGTGGTCGCGGGGCAGGCGGTGGTCCTGAAGGACTGA